A portion of the Clostridium gelidum genome contains these proteins:
- a CDS encoding signal protein PDZ gives MSLLVYTLRNVAGAIVAPPLVFLFITLIIMLYVKNKKIVAMQKIILGGSVNSSIELTLSQFVLGIIAGCIGSLILTSLGVVFSANSGIEYLFIISILLMFIKPRLICFSYSGAVLGAISILIKLGSQFIPELANNMIFNIDILYLVIFIGVFHIIEGLLVMIDGDRGAVPVFTNRDGKILGGYALKRYWALPVAIMIAIAMNDSSLKYITESIQNPDWWPLIKSSSGLSLIAGSAISILPFYTVLGYSSITFTRSKREKALVSGIYILIYGIILTVVAQISRFGVFGEIIVVMFTPFAHEFMLEVQVKSEEKRKPKFLSDEEGLVILDITKDSQVRKFGVDVGSKILSINNKNINSEAESYSILKANWYNAVLKVKDSKGVVREIQFRHNKNTRLGMLLVPRSVAKEDVIPVNDNSFKTVLSKFKNSEHKEKYKTTENEKENKINEDKINKDEENKDMKL, from the coding sequence ATGAGTTTATTAGTATATACATTAAGGAATGTTGCAGGTGCGATAGTAGCTCCCCCATTGGTATTTCTATTTATTACTTTAATAATAATGTTATATGTAAAAAATAAAAAAATAGTAGCTATGCAAAAAATAATTTTAGGAGGTAGCGTAAATTCATCTATTGAACTTACGCTATCTCAATTTGTTTTGGGGATTATAGCTGGGTGTATAGGAAGTTTAATTCTTACTAGTTTAGGTGTCGTCTTTAGTGCAAATTCAGGTATTGAATATTTATTTATTATATCTATATTATTAATGTTTATAAAACCAAGATTAATATGTTTTTCATATTCGGGTGCTGTTTTAGGTGCTATAAGTATTTTAATTAAATTGGGGAGTCAATTTATACCAGAACTCGCTAATAATATGATTTTTAATATTGATATACTTTATTTAGTGATTTTTATAGGTGTTTTTCATATTATTGAAGGCTTATTAGTAATGATTGATGGTGATAGAGGTGCAGTTCCGGTATTTACAAATAGGGATGGAAAAATTTTAGGGGGATATGCATTAAAAAGGTATTGGGCATTACCAGTAGCTATAATGATTGCAATAGCTATGAATGATTCATCATTAAAATATATAACAGAATCTATACAAAATCCGGATTGGTGGCCACTAATCAAATCATCTTCAGGACTTAGTTTGATAGCAGGTAGTGCAATTTCAATATTGCCATTTTACACAGTTTTGGGGTATTCCTCAATTACTTTTACAAGAAGTAAAAGAGAAAAGGCATTGGTATCAGGGATTTATATATTAATTTATGGAATTATTTTAACTGTTGTAGCTCAAATTAGTAGATTTGGAGTCTTTGGTGAAATAATAGTTGTAATGTTTACTCCATTTGCTCATGAATTTATGTTAGAAGTTCAAGTGAAGAGTGAAGAAAAGAGAAAACCTAAATTTTTAAGTGATGAAGAAGGGTTAGTGATTTTAGATATTACAAAAGATTCACAAGTTAGAAAATTTGGTGTTGATGTTGGAAGTAAGATTTTATCAATAAATAATAAAAATATTAATTCAGAAGCAGAAAGTTATTCGATTTTAAAGGCTAATTGGTATAATGCTGTTTTGAAGGTTAAAGATTCAAAGGGAGTTGTAAGAGAAATCCAATTTAGGCATAATAAGAATACTAGACTAGGTATGTTATTAGTCCCTAGAAGCGTAGCTAAAGAAGATGTTATCCCTGTTAATGATAACAGTTTTAAAACTGTTCTTAGCAAATTTAAGAATTCAGAACATAAAGAAAAATATAAAACAACAGAAAATGAAAAAGAAAATAAAATTAATGAGGATAAGATTAATAAAGATGAAGAAAATAAAGATATGAAACTGTAG